One Turneriella parva DSM 21527 genomic region harbors:
- a CDS encoding Crp/Fnr family transcriptional regulator: MNSIDFTGLSGPSAEKLRELAHYRRFSRNEAVFREGDRYTGPYLVAEGQFKIFMLGDEGKESIMHIFRVGELIAGGPMLLGGAGYPAYCSALSDGCLIAFEYDRLKKLIVTDEVINTFFVSKSVMLIPRLKEKIENLTLKNAEGRIYAYLKSLGADKGPIELDVPKNQIAALLDLTPESVSRVCNQLVAKGLLETNGKTYRLREQ; the protein is encoded by the coding sequence ATGAATTCGATCGATTTCACAGGCCTGTCTGGGCCCAGCGCAGAAAAGCTGCGCGAACTGGCCCACTACCGCCGTTTCAGCCGCAATGAGGCGGTCTTTCGCGAGGGCGACCGCTATACTGGCCCTTACCTCGTCGCCGAAGGACAATTCAAAATATTCATGCTCGGTGACGAAGGCAAAGAGTCGATTATGCATATTTTTCGCGTCGGCGAGTTGATCGCAGGGGGCCCGATGCTTCTTGGGGGTGCCGGATATCCGGCGTATTGCTCAGCGCTGTCTGACGGGTGCCTGATCGCCTTTGAATATGATCGTCTGAAGAAACTCATCGTGACCGACGAAGTCATCAATACTTTTTTCGTGAGCAAGAGCGTGATGCTGATTCCGCGCTTGAAAGAGAAGATCGAAAATTTGACCCTTAAGAACGCCGAGGGCCGTATCTATGCATACCTCAAGTCGCTGGGTGCCGATAAGGGGCCGATTGAACTCGACGTGCCGAAGAACCAAATTGCGGCGCTGCTCGACCTGACGCCCGAATCGGTGAGCAGGGTGTGCAACCAACTCGTCGCCAAAGGGTTACTCGAAACGAACGGCAAGACATACCGCCTGCGCGAACAATAA
- a CDS encoding SCO family protein: MQDAKATRLWILRGIAASLMVASAYIAWYSMSADRPRDFWQDKLKPQRANLLQFEGTFIDQEGKQVRLSDFANRNTISTFVFKDCGMSCPLIMNDLRLFHNDTPEFAKDGLFLIFTFEDHRANPEQLKDFLTRYHVTGNQWRVLTSDAETIRRLADTYALQYNKTIDGKLVYAHSNVFIVTDRKGRVTREFRGLDNNKARFFDEVKKSL, translated from the coding sequence ATGCAAGACGCTAAGGCAACACGCCTCTGGATATTGCGCGGCATCGCTGCTTCGCTGATGGTGGCCTCGGCCTACATCGCCTGGTATTCGATGTCTGCCGATCGCCCCCGCGACTTCTGGCAGGACAAACTGAAACCCCAGCGCGCAAACCTGCTGCAGTTCGAAGGCACCTTTATCGATCAAGAAGGCAAACAGGTTCGCCTGAGTGATTTCGCAAACCGCAACACCATTTCCACCTTCGTATTCAAAGATTGCGGCATGTCATGCCCGCTGATTATGAATGACCTGCGGCTATTTCACAATGACACTCCTGAGTTTGCCAAAGATGGCCTGTTTCTTATTTTCACCTTTGAAGACCACCGCGCCAACCCCGAGCAGCTGAAAGACTTTCTTACCAGATACCACGTTACGGGCAATCAATGGCGGGTGCTGACGAGCGATGCCGAAACCATTCGGCGCCTTGCCGACACCTATGCCTTGCAGTACAACAAGACGATAGACGGCAAGCTGGTGTATGCGCATAGCAATGTCTTTATCGTGACCGACCGCAAAGGACGCGTCACGCGCGAATTTCGGGGTCTCGACAACAACAAGGCGCGCTTCTTCGACGAGGTAAAAAAGAGCCTATGA
- a CDS encoding putative zinc-binding protein — protein MQPELPLVYSCSGCSSAAQMANSIALRLDREGRAEMSCIAGVGGGVQPLVRTAKSGRPIIALDGCALKCVAHCLARHGVVAERHFVLSGFGVEKKKQHLFSAEEIEGVYTRLLSEIDEKPAAV, from the coding sequence ATGCAGCCTGAGCTACCGCTAGTCTACTCGTGTTCAGGCTGCTCGTCGGCCGCACAGATGGCGAACTCCATTGCGCTCCGCCTCGACCGCGAAGGCCGCGCCGAGATGTCGTGCATCGCCGGTGTCGGGGGGGGTGTGCAGCCACTCGTACGCACCGCGAAAAGTGGCAGGCCGATTATCGCGCTCGATGGTTGCGCCCTCAAGTGCGTTGCACACTGCCTCGCCCGCCATGGCGTTGTCGCCGAGCGCCACTTTGTACTCTCAGGCTTTGGGGTCGAAAAAAAGAAGCAGCATTTGTTCTCGGCAGAAGAGATAGAAGGGGTTTACACGAGACTCTTGTCAGAAATTGACGAAAAACCTGCTGCAGTTTAG
- a CDS encoding COX15/CtaA family protein has protein sequence MTGSAALRPVTAWLYICAAVVFAIVVIGGITRLTRSGLSIVEWKPVSGVVPPIGETEWQAEFEKYKATPEYRLVNHTMTLPEFKNIFWWEFIHRIFARLVGVIFLLPFLWFLVRKRIDRPLALRLGVIFALGGFQGVLGWYMVKSGLVNDPHVSHLRLTSHLMTAVLIYALMLMTAWSLETRPRVQGSRAFAWANVILVFVMMASGALVAGLKAGKMYNTFPLMNGQYFPQGALGFSPVLSNFSDNPIMVQFLHRNFAYGLGVFFFWQLWRERKNVSLNHPLAWIVMAYLLQFLLGVFTLLKAVPVSLGALHQANALILFTATLFLLARRPHAA, from the coding sequence GTGACAGGTAGCGCTGCGCTTCGCCCTGTAACCGCCTGGCTCTATATCTGCGCTGCAGTCGTTTTTGCGATTGTGGTCATCGGTGGCATCACCCGGCTGACGCGATCTGGTCTCTCAATCGTCGAATGGAAGCCGGTAAGCGGAGTTGTGCCGCCCATCGGTGAAACCGAGTGGCAGGCTGAATTTGAAAAATACAAGGCAACACCCGAGTACCGGCTCGTGAACCACACCATGACGCTGCCCGAGTTCAAGAATATTTTCTGGTGGGAGTTCATCCATCGCATCTTCGCCCGGCTGGTCGGTGTTATTTTTCTTCTGCCGTTTCTCTGGTTTCTCGTGCGCAAACGCATCGATCGTCCACTGGCGCTCAGGCTAGGTGTCATCTTCGCTCTCGGTGGTTTTCAGGGGGTTCTCGGTTGGTACATGGTAAAAAGTGGGCTCGTGAACGACCCGCACGTCAGCCACCTGCGCCTCACAAGCCACCTCATGACCGCAGTGCTGATCTATGCGCTGATGCTGATGACTGCCTGGAGCCTCGAAACGCGCCCCCGCGTTCAGGGCTCACGGGCATTCGCCTGGGCCAATGTGATTCTGGTCTTCGTCATGATGGCAAGCGGGGCACTCGTGGCCGGGCTGAAGGCGGGAAAGATGTATAACACGTTTCCACTCATGAACGGGCAGTATTTTCCGCAGGGTGCGCTGGGATTTTCCCCGGTGCTGTCGAATTTTTCTGACAACCCAATCATGGTGCAGTTCTTACACCGTAACTTCGCTTACGGACTGGGAGTTTTCTTTTTCTGGCAGCTTTGGCGCGAACGCAAGAATGTGTCGCTAAATCACCCGCTGGCGTGGATCGTCATGGCATATTTGCTGCAGTTTCTGCTCGGGGTTTTCACCCTGCTGAAGGCAGTCCCCGTTTCGCTGGGCGCCCTGCACCAGGCGAATGCACTCATTCTTTTTACGGCAACACTCTTTCTGCTCGCGCGGAGACCGCATGCAGCCTGA